The following are encoded together in the Novipirellula artificiosorum genome:
- a CDS encoding FliM/FliN family flagellar motor switch protein, which yields MNTPGMDAPQKSPYSKAVLAIQATVSVTLARQRVPLSRIVDLVPGSMLTFDSHCDEPLILEVGGQGIAKGETVKIGDKFGLRIREILAQPSEH from the coding sequence TATGGATGCACCGCAGAAGAGTCCCTATTCGAAAGCGGTGCTTGCAATTCAAGCAACCGTCAGCGTGACGCTCGCACGTCAACGGGTACCGCTGAGCCGAATTGTCGACCTTGTCCCCGGGTCCATGCTCACTTTCGATTCCCATTGCGACGAACCGTTGATTTTGGAAGTTGGCGGTCAAGGGATCGCCAAAGGGGAGACCGTGAAGATTGGCGACAAGTTCGGACTGAGAATTCGAGAGATCCTCGCCCAACCGTCCGAACACTAG